One genomic segment of Arcobacter porcinus includes these proteins:
- the ccoO gene encoding cytochrome-c oxidase, cbb3-type subunit II has product MFHWLEQRPFFFAVMVFIFVAFAGIIEAIPDFAKQSRPTVGTKPYSVLELAGRHVYIKDSCNACHSQLIRPFKAETDRYGMYSLSGEYAYDRPFLWGSKRTGPDLMRVGNYRTTDWHENHMWDPKAVVPGSIMPAYRHHFTNIADLETAYAEAVTIKKVFNTPYDQEGMPTLGTWEEAKANMLAEAQEIASGMKNENVKQAVANGEIPEIVALIAYLNSLK; this is encoded by the coding sequence ATGTTTCATTGGTTAGAACAAAGACCGTTTTTCTTTGCGGTAATGGTATTTATATTTGTTGCATTTGCAGGAATTATCGAGGCAATTCCTGATTTTGCAAAGCAGAGTCGTCCAACAGTTGGGACTAAACCTTATTCAGTATTAGAGCTTGCAGGTAGACATGTATATATTAAAGATTCATGTAATGCTTGTCACTCACAGTTAATTAGACCATTTAAAGCTGAAACTGATAGATATGGTATGTACTCTTTATCTGGAGAATATGCTTATGATAGACCATTCTTATGGGGATCAAAAAGAACAGGACCAGATTTAATGAGAGTAGGAAACTATAGAACTACAGATTGGCATGAAAATCATATGTGGGATCCTAAAGCAGTTGTACCTGGAAGTATTATGCCAGCTTATAGACATCACTTTACGAATATTGCAGATTTAGAAACTGCATATGCTGAAGCTGTTACAATTAAAAAAGTATTTAATACACCTTATGATCAAGAAGGTATGCCAACTCTTGGTACTTGGGAAGAAGCAAAAGCTAATATGTTAGCTGAGGCTCAAGAGATTGCAAGTGGTATGAAAAATGAAAATGTAAAACAAGCTGTTGCAAATGGTGAGATTCCTGAAATTGTTGCATTAATTGCATATTTAAATTCTTTAAAATAG
- a CDS encoding CcoQ/FixQ family Cbb3-type cytochrome c oxidase assembly chaperone produces the protein MEYETLMTIQGYAKFFFVLIVFILFYSYAYSIYKRDKKGERDFEKYSKLVHDDSSVSEPLEKREKEKDIGNKEK, from the coding sequence ATGGAATATGAAACACTAATGACGATTCAGGGATATGCTAAATTCTTTTTTGTTTTGATTGTATTTATTCTTTTTTACTCTTATGCATATTCAATATACAAAAGAGATAAAAAAGGAGAGAGAGATTTTGAAAAGTATTCTAAGCTTGTACACGATGATTCTAGTGTTTCAGAACCTCTTGAAAAAAGAGAAAAAGAAAAAGATATAGGTAATAAGGAGAAATAA
- a CDS encoding c-type cytochrome — protein MKSMVIGGIILIIALMAGTYFVAGDAFDTGDYINTLTFLGAAAIITISTFAVLKYVNQMKNDKAGGELADENWDGIGEYKNPIPVGWGIAYIGVILWMFWYLLFGYPTNGFSQIGQWNEETIDYNAKFEQKWLNADEATLNAMGQSLFLVQCAPCHGVDAEGIDGKAQNLTKRMSKEQVEYTIRNGSNYLTSAYPGGMPPMMLQEDKDISEVSIYVANGFKGEQPAAYATCAACHGDNGEGMPFVGPNIKTYSDDVVLAVLKDGKKGLIGHMPSFNERLNETQEKALASFIRSIGE, from the coding sequence ATGAAATCTATGGTTATAGGTGGAATAATTCTTATCATCGCATTAATGGCAGGAACTTACTTTGTTGCAGGTGATGCTTTTGATACAGGTGATTATATTAATACATTAACGTTTTTAGGTGCAGCTGCTATTATTACAATTAGTACATTTGCTGTTTTAAAATATGTTAATCAAATGAAAAATGATAAAGCAGGTGGTGAATTAGCCGATGAAAACTGGGATGGAATTGGAGAATATAAAAATCCTATTCCAGTAGGATGGGGAATTGCTTATATAGGTGTAATTCTTTGGATGTTCTGGTATCTTCTTTTTGGTTATCCAACAAATGGATTTTCACAAATTGGTCAATGGAATGAAGAGACAATAGATTATAATGCTAAATTCGAACAAAAATGGCTAAATGCAGATGAAGCAACATTAAATGCAATGGGACAATCACTATTCTTAGTACAATGTGCACCTTGTCATGGTGTTGATGCAGAAGGTATTGATGGAAAAGCTCAAAACTTAACAAAAAGAATGAGCAAAGAACAAGTAGAATATACAATTAGAAATGGTTCTAACTATTTAACAAGTGCTTATCCAGGTGGAATGCCTCCAATGATGTTACAAGAAGATAAAGATATTTCTGAAGTATCAATTTATGTAGCAAATGGATTTAAAGGTGAGCAACCAGCAGCTTATGCAACTTGTGCTGCTTGTCATGGTGATAATGGAGAAGGTATGCCTTTTGTTGGACCAAACATTAAAACTTATAGTGATGATGTGGTTCTTGCTGTACTAAAAGATGGTAAAAAAGGTCTTATAGGACATATGCCAAGCTTTAATGAGAGATTAAACGAAACTCAAGAAAAAGCTTTAGCTTCATTTATTAGAAGTATAGGAGAATAA
- a CDS encoding DUF4006 family protein, with product MSNNTQMNENERGIFKLHGITGMLIAVVLLLTILVVLVFNGILVQQREATNAYSINQDLNAIKANSKENYKHYQIGNTTKE from the coding sequence ATGTCAAATAATACACAAATGAATGAAAATGAAAGAGGAATCTTTAAATTACATGGAATTACGGGTATGTTAATAGCAGTTGTACTGCTTTTAACTATTCTTGTAGTTTTAGTATTTAATGGAATCTTAGTTCAACAAAGAGAAGCTACAAATGCTTACTCTATTAATCAAGACTTAAATGCTATTAAAGCAAATAGTAAAGAAAATTATAAACATTACCAAATTGGTAATACAACTAAGGAGTAG
- a CDS encoding PD-(D/E)XK nuclease family protein translates to MQDKKTLYIFPTSRSIREFIYGFKNQNTLLPSTITIDEFLKKSISINDFSYETKEQRVIILNEAIKNIELSKLGLNKSFAQFLKQYDYIYRFFLELSSERKEIKDISSVDTYLFYEEHLKILDEILINYKRLLKENKLVNKINIDEIFVINKEFIKRFDKIEINFEGYFTQQEFNIINKISENIPLFINFHKNKYNTKSLKIFENIYQNFQDGFNYKINLSLKQIIKEELDSKIKPKIEIKGFSNRLNQIPYIKSTIVNLVNSGVEASKIVLVLPNENFVKNLELNDNEKYFNFAMGKDILNTNLYQKVYAIFNYILEENDENIEFLKFLKLDRIFVNNNIKLIWNNSLTKDNFNNISEFVKKDEINKELIQKYDELVYSLNSIFFSTINALRVKDAFKIFLQNLVTIKLDDVNSGKITVMGVLETRLIEFDAVIICDFNEEFVPKISTKDKFLSTKVKKLADLPTKKDRENLQKYYYKRLIDNSKQCFISYFNGKDSSVSRFAYELFSYKEEKFFDEEYKDILYKSNKLEYVDEKIELKLDLKQFIWSASALKTFLDCKRKWYLNYILKLKEHTVSNMPKSFELGNIIHTILENYYKSDISNIDELFENYRAKNPFLTLELEIYKTKIKRFIQEDKERLKSRSILALERKFDIEFNNFKLQGIIDRIDKYEDNYELIDYKTSRNLSVDTMKNYDKSKDFQMSFYYLAVRELYKTEKIKAYFYDIFNNTFVEEEVLLEKTDILKTILDELKELSKEKIDFSKTNDKSSCEYCSYKTICNKN, encoded by the coding sequence ATGCAAGATAAAAAAACACTATATATCTTTCCTACAAGTCGTTCTATAAGGGAGTTTATTTATGGTTTTAAAAACCAAAATACTCTCTTACCTTCTACAATAACAATTGATGAATTCTTAAAAAAATCTATAAGTATAAATGATTTCTCATATGAAACAAAAGAACAAAGAGTGATAATCTTAAATGAAGCGATAAAAAATATTGAGCTTTCTAAATTAGGATTAAATAAAAGTTTTGCTCAGTTTTTAAAGCAATATGATTATATTTATAGATTTTTTCTAGAATTAAGTAGTGAGAGAAAAGAGATAAAAGATATTTCAAGTGTTGATACCTATCTATTTTATGAAGAACATCTAAAAATATTAGATGAGATTTTAATAAATTATAAAAGATTATTAAAAGAAAATAAGCTTGTAAATAAAATAAACATTGATGAAATATTTGTTATAAACAAAGAGTTTATTAAAAGATTTGATAAGATTGAAATAAATTTTGAAGGTTATTTTACACAACAAGAGTTTAATATTATTAATAAAATATCAGAAAACATACCACTTTTTATTAATTTTCATAAAAATAAATATAATACAAAATCATTAAAAATCTTTGAAAATATATATCAAAACTTTCAAGATGGATTTAATTATAAAATCAATTTAAGTTTGAAGCAGATTATAAAAGAAGAACTAGATTCAAAAATAAAACCAAAAATAGAGATAAAAGGTTTTTCAAATAGATTAAATCAAATTCCTTATATAAAATCTACAATCGTAAATCTTGTAAATAGTGGAGTAGAAGCTTCAAAGATTGTATTAGTTTTACCAAATGAGAATTTTGTAAAGAATTTAGAGTTAAATGATAATGAAAAGTATTTTAACTTTGCAATGGGAAAAGATATTCTAAATACAAATTTATATCAAAAAGTTTATGCAATATTTAATTATATATTAGAAGAAAATGATGAAAATATAGAATTCTTAAAATTTTTAAAACTTGATAGAATTTTTGTAAATAATAATATAAAATTGATATGGAATAATAGTTTAACAAAAGATAATTTTAATAATATAAGTGAGTTTGTTAAAAAAGATGAAATAAATAAAGAACTAATTCAAAAATATGATGAGTTAGTATATTCATTAAATTCTATATTCTTTTCAACTATAAATGCTTTAAGAGTAAAAGATGCTTTTAAAATATTTTTGCAAAATTTAGTAACTATTAAATTAGATGATGTAAATTCAGGAAAAATCACTGTAATGGGAGTTTTAGAAACAAGGTTAATAGAGTTTGATGCTGTTATTATATGTGATTTTAATGAAGAATTTGTACCAAAAATATCTACAAAAGATAAGTTTTTATCAACAAAAGTTAAGAAACTAGCTGATTTACCTACAAAGAAAGATAGAGAAAATTTACAAAAATACTACTATAAAAGATTAATAGATAATTCAAAACAGTGTTTTATTTCATATTTTAATGGAAAAGATAGTTCAGTTTCAAGATTTGCATATGAATTATTTTCATATAAAGAAGAGAAGTTTTTTGATGAAGAGTATAAAGATATTTTATATAAAAGTAATAAATTAGAGTATGTTGATGAGAAAATAGAGTTAAAATTAGATCTAAAACAGTTTATTTGGTCAGCAAGTGCATTAAAAACTTTTTTAGATTGTAAAAGAAAATGGTATTTAAATTATATATTAAAATTAAAAGAGCATACAGTTTCGAATATGCCAAAGAGTTTTGAGTTAGGAAATATTATTCATACAATTTTAGAAAATTACTATAAGAGTGATATAAGCAATATTGATGAGCTTTTTGAAAATTATAGAGCAAAAAATCCATTTTTAACACTTGAGCTTGAGATTTATAAAACAAAAATAAAAAGATTTATACAAGAAGATAAAGAGAGATTAAAAAGTAGATCTATTTTAGCTTTAGAGAGAAAGTTTGATATAGAGTTTAATAACTTTAAACTTCAAGGAATAATAGATAGAATTGATAAATATGAAGATAATTATGAATTGATTGATTATAAAACATCAAGAAATTTGAGTGTTGATACTATGAAAAACTATGATAAGAGTAAAGATTTTCAAATGTCTTTTTACTATTTAGCTGTAAGAGAACTATATAAAACAGAAAAAATAAAAGCTTATTTCTATGATATTTTTAATAATACTTTTGTTGAAGAAGAAGTGCTTTTAGAAAAAACTGATATATTAAAAACTATTTTAGATGAGTTAAAAGAGTTAAGTAAAGAGAAAATAGATTTTTCTAAAACCAATGATAAAAGTTCTTGTGAATATTGCTCATATAAAACTATCTGTAATAAAAATTAA
- a CDS encoding transposase, giving the protein MRWGILEEFKSLLRESLQAASEEELTSHLGYEKHQESENTNYRNGHNKKSLKTKYGQIDVAIPRDREGTFEPKLVPKRERILKGSEELILSLYAKGMSVADISTHLDDLYGYQLSEQTISNITEAIMDKAKDGSHKIIFYGCKSGKIVLLKQFIQ; this is encoded by the coding sequence ATTAGATGGGGTATTTTAGAAGAATTTAAATCCCTTCTTAGAGAGTCACTACAAGCAGCAAGTGAAGAAGAGCTTACTTCACACCTAGGTTATGAGAAACATCAAGAATCAGAAAATACAAACTATAGAAATGGACACAATAAAAAGAGTTTAAAAACTAAGTATGGACAAATAGATGTAGCAATACCAAGAGATAGAGAAGGAACATTTGAACCAAAATTAGTTCCAAAAAGAGAGAGGATTTTAAAAGGTAGTGAAGAGTTAATACTTTCACTTTATGCAAAAGGTATGAGTGTAGCTGATATAAGTACTCACCTTGATGATTTGTATGGCTATCAACTCTCAGAGCAAACAATTTCAAATATTACTGAAGCTATTATGGATAAAGCAAAAGATGGGTCCCATAAAATTATATTTTATGGGTGTAAAAGTGGCAAAATCGTCCTCTTGAAGCAATTTATCCAATAG
- a CDS encoding IS256 family transposase, whose translation MDATVLKIRVDRVVKNIAAYIMLGITLEGKKEILGIWIGENETSKYWLTLLNELKNRGVEDILIFAIDGLNGFNQAIQAVYPKAEIQRCIVHQIRSFLKFVSWKDRKAVAKDLKTVYGAKTEEDAQIALTEFNDIWGSKYPHIAQSWINNWNELATFFKYPKSIQTLIYTTNPIESLNSNIKRKTNSKGSFPTIDSAFKMLYMSTQEVQAKWERTSIRNWSEIYPQLCIFFSEIMEKYTK comes from the coding sequence ATGGATGCAACTGTTTTAAAGATTAGAGTAGATCGAGTTGTAAAAAATATTGCAGCTTATATAATGCTAGGTATTACTCTTGAAGGTAAAAAAGAGATACTTGGAATTTGGATTGGTGAAAATGAAACTTCTAAATATTGGTTAACACTATTAAATGAACTAAAAAATAGAGGTGTAGAAGATATACTAATATTTGCGATAGATGGTTTAAATGGATTTAATCAAGCAATACAAGCTGTTTATCCTAAGGCTGAAATACAAAGATGTATAGTTCATCAGATTAGAAGCTTTCTAAAATTTGTATCATGGAAAGATAGAAAGGCTGTTGCCAAAGATCTAAAAACTGTATATGGTGCAAAAACAGAAGAAGATGCACAAATAGCTCTTACAGAATTTAATGATATTTGGGGTTCTAAATATCCTCATATTGCACAATCTTGGATAAATAACTGGAATGAATTAGCTACTTTCTTTAAATACCCAAAATCTATTCAAACACTAATTTATACAACAAATCCAATAGAATCACTAAATTCTAATATAAAAAGAAAAACAAACTCTAAAGGATCATTTCCAACAATAGATTCAGCTTTTAAAATGTTATATATGTCAACACAGGAGGTTCAAGCAAAATGGGAAAGAACTAGTATTAGAAACTGGAGTGAGATTTATCCTCAACTTTGTATATTTTTCAGTGAAATTATGGAAAAATACACAAAGTAA
- a CDS encoding GNAT family N-acetyltransferase codes for MLRYANFEDLNTLFSIENEVFTKFDSPLSLANFKYHIKKKQIILIEENKEVCAYLLFFNYKNTIRLYSLAVSKKHSNKGLATSLLNYSIELAKKSNKNLTLEVRVSNEKAKSIYIKLGFKVIKTLEEYYLDKEDAFKMILKA; via the coding sequence ATGTTAAGATATGCCAATTTTGAAGATTTAAATACTCTATTTTCTATTGAAAATGAAGTATTTACTAAATTTGATTCTCCTTTGAGTCTTGCGAATTTTAAATATCATATAAAAAAGAAGCAGATTATATTAATAGAAGAGAATAAAGAAGTTTGTGCATATCTTTTATTTTTTAATTATAAAAATACAATAAGATTATACTCTTTAGCTGTTTCAAAAAAGCATTCAAATAAAGGCTTAGCAACAAGTTTACTTAATTATTCAATAGAACTTGCAAAAAAAAGCAATAAAAACTTAACTCTTGAAGTAAGAGTTTCAAATGAAAAAGCAAAAAGCATTTATATAAAATTAGGTTTTAAAGTAATAAAAACTTTGGAAGAATATTACTTAGATAAAGAAGATGCTTTTAAAATGATTTTAAAAGCTTAA
- a CDS encoding DUF2156 domain-containing protein: MSTLTINNISLLQFDIKAKEQMQKYLREINVDLSDYTFAQNYIWLSSVSGFYSIIEDTFCFFILSGGELSMLLPPLGKKENVHKAIFKCFEIMNENNSNKFYSKIEYVHEEMLEGFVNHLEEGTLIFEALEDFLIEKKLVDYIYKINDLIELKGDAYKSKRNEINRFKKAYPNFRIEVLDTSIHSSLIMNLFNKWVSDRTKYMPKEEVEIFMDGIYFERFAIKKILNEYNKLDIVGIVIFIDDELKGFTVGEKINDHTSSVIIEKTDFEVLGCAQFIFREFSKYLKDEFNSSYINVGDDMGFENLKKVKMSYRPDKLVPKYTIYQK, from the coding sequence TTGTCAACTTTGACAATAAACAATATATCACTTTTGCAATTTGATATTAAAGCAAAAGAGCAAATGCAAAAATATTTAAGAGAGATAAATGTAGATTTGAGTGATTACACTTTTGCACAAAACTATATTTGGCTAAGTTCTGTTAGTGGCTTTTACAGTATTATTGAAGATACTTTTTGCTTTTTTATTTTAAGTGGTGGAGAATTATCTATGCTTTTACCACCTTTAGGGAAAAAAGAGAATGTTCATAAAGCTATATTTAAATGCTTTGAAATTATGAATGAAAATAATAGCAATAAGTTTTATTCAAAAATTGAGTATGTTCATGAAGAGATGCTTGAAGGATTTGTAAACCATCTTGAAGAAGGAACACTTATTTTTGAAGCTTTAGAGGATTTTTTAATTGAGAAAAAACTTGTAGATTATATATATAAAATTAATGATTTAATTGAACTAAAAGGGGATGCTTATAAATCTAAAAGAAATGAGATAAATAGATTTAAAAAAGCTTACCCAAACTTTAGAATTGAAGTTTTAGATACATCTATTCACTCTTCTTTAATTATGAATTTATTTAATAAATGGGTTAGTGATAGAACAAAGTATATGCCAAAAGAAGAAGTTGAGATATTTATGGATGGTATATATTTTGAAAGATTTGCTATTAAAAAGATTTTAAATGAATACAATAAACTTGATATTGTAGGGATTGTTATATTTATTGATGATGAGTTAAAAGGATTTACTGTTGGTGAAAAGATAAATGACCACACTTCAAGTGTAATTATTGAAAAAACAGATTTTGAAGTATTAGGTTGTGCTCAATTTATATTTAGAGAGTTCTCAAAATATTTAAAAGATGAGTTTAATAGCTCTTATATAAATGTTGGTGATGATATGGGATTTGAAAACTTAAAAAAAGTAAAAATGTCATATAGACCTGATAAATTAGTTCCAAAATATACAATTTATCAAAAGTAA
- a CDS encoding outer membrane beta-barrel protein: MGIEYANAVTKFDASGNYEGSPTDNYEEFKFVLGKGIGDNTFIQLYLSSGKYDSNFSAENSGSILDDRKFKELGFEWMKKVHFEDNIYPFAKVGLGISTLKLNRQITRTDNTTALSLTLGAGLDFNILDNLSLITGIDYNYKK, translated from the coding sequence TTGGGTATTGAGTATGCAAACGCTGTAACCAAATTTGATGCAAGTGGAAATTATGAAGGTTCACCAACAGATAATTATGAAGAATTTAAATTTGTTCTAGGAAAAGGTATTGGTGATAATACTTTTATTCAACTATATCTTAGTTCAGGAAAATATGACAGTAATTTCTCAGCTGAAAATTCTGGCTCAATTTTAGATGACCGTAAATTCAAAGAACTTGGTTTTGAATGGATGAAAAAAGTTCACTTTGAAGATAACATTTACCCTTTTGCAAAAGTTGGATTGGGTATTTCTACTTTAAAATTAAATAGACAAATAACAAGAACTGATAATACAACTGCTCTTTCTTTAACTTTAGGAGCTGGTTTAGATTTTAATATTCTTGATAATTTATCTTTAATAACAGGTATTGATTATAACTATAAAAAGTGA
- the prfB gene encoding peptide chain release factor 2: MDAYEYSELLKLLNTKLKNIEGILKPKELKRRLDEIIELESNQDFWNDVENATKIGIEKNRILGKLNKFNKAFESLNGTNELYELASSEKDDDTFELLYEEAEDLEDLIKSTEISVMLSNPDDASNAIVTIHPGAGGTESQDWASILYRMYLRWAERNDFKIEMLDYQAGDEAGIKDVSFIIRGENAYGYLKTENGIHRLVRISPFDSNAKRHTSFTSVMVSPEIDDNIDIIIEDKDIRIDTYRASGAGGQHVNKTESAIRITHIPSGIVVQCQNDRSQHKNKDSAFKMLKSKLYELELNKQKASKDSGDKSENGWGHQIRSYVLQPYQQVKDSRSNIGYSNVDAILDGDITKIMEDVLIATNRE, from the coding sequence ATGGATGCTTATGAATACTCAGAACTTTTAAAACTATTAAACACAAAATTAAAAAATATTGAAGGTATTTTAAAACCAAAAGAGTTAAAAAGAAGATTAGATGAAATTATTGAGTTGGAGTCTAATCAAGATTTTTGGAATGATGTTGAAAATGCAACAAAAATTGGTATTGAAAAAAATAGAATTTTAGGTAAATTAAATAAATTTAATAAAGCTTTTGAATCATTAAATGGTACAAATGAACTTTATGAATTAGCAAGTAGTGAGAAAGATGATGATACTTTTGAACTATTATATGAAGAAGCAGAAGATTTAGAAGATTTAATAAAATCAACAGAAATTTCTGTAATGCTATCAAATCCTGATGATGCTTCAAATGCAATTGTTACAATTCATCCAGGAGCTGGAGGAACAGAGTCTCAAGATTGGGCTAGTATCTTATATAGAATGTATTTAAGATGGGCTGAGAGAAATGATTTTAAAATAGAGATGTTGGATTATCAAGCTGGTGATGAAGCTGGTATAAAAGATGTAAGTTTCATAATTAGAGGCGAAAATGCTTATGGTTATTTAAAAACAGAAAATGGTATTCACAGACTTGTAAGAATCTCTCCTTTTGATTCAAATGCAAAAAGACACACTTCTTTTACTTCTGTTATGGTAAGCCCTGAAATTGATGATAATATTGATATTATAATAGAAGATAAAGATATTAGAATTGATACGTATAGAGCAAGTGGTGCTGGTGGACAGCACGTAAATAAAACTGAAAGTGCTATAAGAATAACTCATATTCCATCTGGAATTGTTGTTCAGTGTCAAAATGATAGATCTCAACATAAAAATAAAGATAGTGCATTTAAAATGTTAAAATCTAAATTATATGAACTTGAATTAAATAAACAAAAAGCTAGTAAAGATAGTGGAGACAAGAGTGAGAATGGATGGGGACATCAAATTCGTTCTTATGTTTTACAACCTTATCAACAAGTAAAAGATAGTAGAAGTAATATTGGATACTCAAATGTTGATGCGATTTTAGATGGTGATATTACAAAAATCATGGAAGATGTTTTAATAGCTACAAATAGAGAATAA
- a CDS encoding c-type cytochrome: MKKILISSAFIICSSLLANTTMCFKENHNSISTIESTPLDGGECAGKYSLNDMKNSGWSIADIKISGSNFIYVLKKESKDNSKQTLSKAELEATILATTKEQENKKKEQEEQESFEKAKKLYIAQCQSCHGEKGEISKGGSRLSQLSEDKMLEGFKDYVLGTNDKASSIFAPIHINHLNEQLVKDIKKYLDSLK, from the coding sequence ATGAAAAAAATCTTAATAAGCTCAGCTTTTATAATCTGTTCTTCTTTATTAGCAAATACTACAATGTGTTTTAAAGAGAATCATAATTCAATTTCAACAATAGAATCAACACCTCTTGATGGTGGAGAATGTGCTGGGAAATACTCTTTAAATGATATGAAAAATAGTGGTTGGAGTATAGCAGATATAAAAATATCTGGTTCAAACTTTATTTATGTTCTAAAAAAAGAGTCAAAAGATAATTCAAAGCAAACTCTATCTAAAGCAGAACTTGAAGCTACAATTTTAGCAACAACAAAAGAGCAAGAGAATAAGAAAAAAGAGCAAGAAGAACAAGAGTCTTTTGAAAAAGCAAAAAAACTATATATAGCTCAATGTCAAAGTTGTCATGGAGAAAAAGGTGAAATATCAAAAGGTGGTTCAAGATTAAGTCAATTAAGTGAAGATAAAATGCTTGAAGGTTTCAAAGATTATGTTTTAGGAACAAATGACAAAGCTAGTTCAATATTTGCACCTATACATATAAATCATCTAAATGAACAATTAGTAAAAGATATAAAAAAATATTTAGATAGTTTAAAATAA
- a CDS encoding dihydroneopterin aldolase: MKISIKKLTFKSIIGILDFERKNKQKVIVNLSFEYDFKDDEFINYAEVSKLIKTKMKKEKYYLLEDAIKELSSLLYEKYNIRNLKLKISKPDILKDCIVSLSL, from the coding sequence ATGAAAATATCTATAAAAAAACTTACTTTCAAATCCATAATTGGTATTTTGGATTTTGAAAGAAAAAACAAACAAAAAGTTATTGTCAATTTAAGCTTTGAGTATGATTTTAAAGATGATGAATTTATAAATTATGCAGAAGTTTCTAAATTAATAAAAACTAAAATGAAAAAAGAGAAATACTATCTTCTTGAAGATGCAATAAAAGAGCTAAGCTCTTTACTATATGAAAAATATAATATAAGAAATCTAAAATTAAAAATATCAAAACCAGATATTTTAAAAGATTGTATTGTATCTTTATCTTTATAA
- the plsY gene encoding glycerol-3-phosphate 1-O-acyltransferase PlsY, whose product MDFLTNQNIIFYILAYLLGSVPFGLILAKVFAGVDIKQSGSKSIGATNVLRVVKEKDPKLAKKLGLATVILDAVKVTFILLIAMAFGLSNETLWMIAVLGVLGHCYSIFLGLEGGKGVATGLGAYIVLIPFATIIGAIVWAICAKVLKISSLSSLIALIALLISANFIYDGLNIGSNVPMYLIAFIVFYKHIPNIVRLLKGQEKKVV is encoded by the coding sequence ATGGATTTTTTAACAAATCAAAATATAATTTTTTATATTCTTGCATATCTTTTAGGTTCAGTTCCTTTTGGATTAATTTTAGCAAAAGTTTTTGCAGGTGTTGATATAAAACAAAGTGGTAGTAAAAGTATTGGAGCTACAAATGTTTTAAGAGTTGTAAAGGAAAAAGATCCAAAACTTGCAAAAAAGCTTGGTCTTGCAACAGTTATTTTGGATGCTGTAAAAGTAACTTTTATTTTACTTATTGCAATGGCATTTGGTTTGAGTAATGAAACACTTTGGATGATTGCTGTTTTAGGTGTTTTAGGTCACTGTTACTCAATTTTTCTTGGTCTTGAAGGTGGAAAAGGTGTTGCAACAGGACTTGGTGCATATATTGTTTTAATTCCCTTTGCTACAATTATAGGAGCTATTGTTTGGGCTATTTGTGCAAAAGTTTTAAAAATCTCTTCTTTATCTTCATTAATTGCTTTAATTGCTCTTTTAATAAGTGCAAATTTCATTTATGATGGATTAAATATAGGTTCAAATGTTCCTATGTACCTAATTGCTTTTATAGTTTTTTATAAACATATTCCAAATATTGTAAGACTTCTTAAAGGTCAAGAAAAAAAAGTAGTATGA